One region of Bacteroidota bacterium genomic DNA includes:
- a CDS encoding M2 family metallopeptidase yields the protein MKKAIWFLAIGVMLVACKNESAEHQQQVQKYLDDYNAKYKSLYSASSEGQWSVNTHIVEGDTMNAYTSRIADEAIAKFTGSKENIDRATEYMKWEKDLTPLQVKQLRKVLYLAAGNPESAEETVKELIKAGTAQTEHLYGYKFLIDQKEVTPNDIDSILAEVKDTTARRKAWESSKAIGATLKPGLMNLRDLRNKVVQGLGYPDYFTYQVSDYGMKTDEMMDMLRKFNKELNPLYRELHTYLRYELAKKYGVKDVPDYIPAHWLSNRWGQDWSEMVTVEGLNLDSALKLKDAEWVAKQGEKFYVSLGFPELPKSFWEKSSLYPVAKDAGYKKNTHASAWHMDLDQDVRSLMSIVPNAQWYETVHHEYGHIYYYLSYSNPEVPYLLREGANRAYHEALGSMMGLAAMQKPFAAGLGLVDPNAKMDETKQLLKDALNYVVFIPWSAGTMSTFEYEMYAKNLSPDQWNKRWWEIVKEYQGIVPPTERGEDYCDAATKTHINDDPAQYYDYALSFILLFQVHDYISKNILKQDPHETNYFGNKEVGKFIGDIMKPGSSADWKKLLKDKTGEDLSARAMLDYFSPLMDWLKKENAGRKYTMPEMK from the coding sequence ATGAAAAAAGCGATCTGGTTCCTGGCAATCGGTGTGATGCTGGTTGCATGCAAAAACGAATCTGCCGAACACCAACAGCAAGTACAAAAGTATCTGGATGATTACAATGCTAAATACAAAAGCTTGTATTCAGCATCCAGTGAAGGGCAATGGTCAGTAAACACTCACATCGTTGAAGGGGATACCATGAATGCCTATACATCCAGAATCGCGGATGAGGCGATCGCGAAGTTTACAGGGAGCAAAGAAAATATCGACAGGGCAACGGAGTACATGAAATGGGAAAAGGATCTCACTCCTTTGCAGGTGAAACAGCTTAGAAAAGTATTGTATCTGGCAGCCGGGAATCCGGAGAGCGCAGAGGAGACGGTGAAAGAACTTATCAAAGCCGGTACCGCTCAAACGGAGCATTTGTACGGTTATAAATTTTTGATTGATCAGAAGGAAGTTACTCCGAATGATATTGATTCGATTCTCGCGGAGGTGAAAGACACTACTGCAAGAAGAAAAGCATGGGAATCCAGTAAAGCTATTGGCGCGACTTTGAAGCCGGGACTGATGAACCTTCGGGACTTGCGCAACAAAGTCGTTCAGGGTTTGGGTTATCCTGATTATTTCACTTATCAGGTTTCCGACTATGGCATGAAGACGGATGAGATGATGGACATGCTTCGCAAATTCAATAAGGAGCTGAATCCGCTTTACCGTGAATTGCATACATATCTTCGCTATGAACTCGCTAAGAAATATGGTGTCAAAGATGTTCCGGATTATATTCCCGCGCATTGGTTGAGCAATCGCTGGGGACAGGATTGGAGCGAGATGGTTACCGTTGAAGGCCTGAATCTCGACAGCGCTTTAAAATTGAAGGATGCCGAATGGGTCGCCAAACAAGGAGAGAAGTTTTATGTATCGCTTGGATTTCCGGAGTTGCCAAAATCATTCTGGGAAAAATCAAGTTTGTATCCCGTAGCAAAAGATGCAGGGTATAAAAAGAACACTCATGCTTCCGCATGGCACATGGATCTCGATCAGGATGTGCGTTCCCTGATGAGTATTGTTCCAAACGCGCAATGGTATGAAACCGTTCATCACGAATACGGACACATTTATTATTACCTCTCTTACAGCAATCCTGAAGTTCCTTATCTCCTGCGAGAAGGTGCGAACCGTGCCTATCATGAAGCGTTGGGAAGTATGATGGGACTTGCGGCGATGCAAAAACCTTTCGCAGCCGGACTTGGTTTGGTAGATCCGAACGCGAAAATGGATGAAACAAAACAACTGCTTAAAGATGCTTTGAACTACGTCGTTTTCATCCCCTGGAGCGCGGGAACCATGAGTACATTTGAATATGAAATGTATGCGAAAAATCTTTCACCGGATCAATGGAACAAGCGCTGGTGGGAAATCGTGAAAGAGTACCAGGGAATTGTTCCGCCAACTGAACGGGGAGAAGACTATTGTGACGCGGCGACCAAGACACACATCAATGATGACCCTGCACAATACTATGATTATGCATTGTCATTTATTCTTTTGTTCCAGGTACATGATTACATTTCAAAGAACATCCTGAAACAGGATCCGCATGAAACAAATTATTTTGGCAATAAAGAGGTTGGTAAATTTATCGGTGATATCATGAAACCGGGCAGCAGTGCCGACTGGAAAAAACTTTTGAAGGACAAAACCGGTGAGGATCTGAGTGCACGCGCGATGCTGGATTATTTCTCTCCGCTGATGGACTGGCTGAAAAAAGAAAATGCCGGCAGAAAGTACACCATGCCTGAAATGAAATAA
- the lpdA gene encoding dihydrolipoyl dehydrogenase — protein MNYDVIVIGSGPGGYVAAIRASQLGMKTAVIEKAELGGVCLNWGCIPTKALLKSAQVFEYLLHAQDYGVKASGVEADFPAIVKRSRGVADAMSKGVQFLMKKNKIDVISGTAKIKAGKKVEVTGADGKSTLYDAKHILIATGARSRELPNLKQDGKKIIGYREAMVLDKQPKSMVVVGSGAIGVEFAYFYHSLGTKVTIVEFMPNVVPIEDEDVSKQLARSFKKSGIEIMLESTVESVDTSGSGCKVKVKTKKGEEILECDVVLSAVGITSNIENLGLEDVGIITDKGKIVVNEWYQTNMPGYYAFGDVINTPALAHVASHEAITCIEKIAGMHVDPIDYKNVPGCTYCQPEISSVGYTEKAARDAGFEIKVGKFPFTASGKAKAGGNSEGFVKVIFDAKYGEFLGAHMIGANVTELIAEVVVARKLETTGHEIIKSIHPHPTMSEAVMEAVADAYGEVIHI, from the coding sequence ATGAACTACGATGTAATCGTGATTGGAAGCGGACCGGGTGGCTATGTAGCGGCAATTCGTGCTTCCCAACTGGGTATGAAAACTGCAGTGATTGAAAAAGCTGAACTTGGCGGTGTTTGCCTGAATTGGGGCTGTATTCCGACGAAAGCTCTGTTGAAAAGCGCGCAGGTTTTTGAATATCTTTTGCATGCTCAGGATTACGGTGTAAAAGCAAGTGGTGTTGAAGCTGATTTTCCCGCTATCGTGAAACGTTCACGTGGTGTAGCTGACGCGATGAGTAAGGGCGTTCAGTTCCTCATGAAAAAAAATAAAATTGATGTTATTTCAGGTACTGCCAAAATTAAAGCAGGTAAAAAAGTTGAAGTTACCGGAGCGGATGGCAAGTCAACTTTATATGATGCTAAACATATTCTGATCGCAACAGGTGCACGTTCCCGTGAGTTACCGAATCTGAAACAGGATGGTAAAAAAATCATCGGATACCGTGAAGCCATGGTGCTTGACAAGCAACCAAAATCAATGGTGGTTGTCGGTTCGGGAGCAATTGGAGTAGAATTCGCTTATTTCTATCATTCACTGGGAACAAAAGTTACCATCGTGGAATTCATGCCGAATGTTGTTCCGATTGAAGATGAAGATGTATCCAAACAACTCGCCCGTTCCTTTAAAAAATCCGGTATCGAGATCATGCTCGAATCCACTGTTGAATCTGTTGATACAAGCGGTAGTGGTTGTAAGGTAAAAGTGAAAACGAAAAAAGGTGAAGAAATCCTGGAATGCGATGTCGTATTGTCCGCAGTGGGAATCACTTCGAATATCGAAAATCTCGGTCTTGAAGATGTGGGTATTATCACCGACAAAGGAAAAATCGTTGTCAACGAATGGTATCAAACCAACATGCCGGGTTATTATGCCTTCGGTGATGTGATCAATACTCCTGCCCTCGCCCACGTCGCTTCACACGAAGCGATCACCTGTATCGAAAAGATTGCAGGAATGCACGTGGATCCGATCGATTACAAAAACGTTCCGGGTTGTACCTATTGTCAGCCGGAAATTTCTTCTGTTGGCTACACTGAAAAAGCCGCGCGTGACGCTGGTTTTGAAATCAAAGTCGGTAAATTCCCATTCACCGCTTCCGGAAAAGCAAAAGCAGGTGGAAACTCAGAAGGATTTGTAAAAGTAATTTTTGACGCGAAGTACGGAGAGTTCCTCGGCGCCCACATGATCGGTGCTAATGTCACCGAACTGATCGCTGAAGTTGTAGTCGCACGCAAGCTGGAAACAACCGGACACGAAATCATCAAATCCATTCACCCGCATCCAACCATGAGCGAAGCTGTAATGGAGGCTGTTGCCGATGCTTATGGTGAAGTGATTCATATTTAA
- a CDS encoding M61 family metallopeptidase — MRYKVSAPHPVNHLIEIEMTVDRLTSSELTLQLPSWRPGRYELGNFAKNIQRWNAFDEKGSPLPYRKKGKDTWQVDVNEAKSVVIRYNYHAAQLDAGACWLDEQQLYMNPVHCMLFVPERLHESCEVSFDLPMSYKLATSMEKISDHVLRAQDYHELVDSPVIASPSLQHKAFTSGSTIFNIWFQGDCKPDWSRVVEDFKKFSEEQIRTMVDFPVNEYHFLVQVLPFRYYHGVEHLKSTVLALGPGANLMDPSLYVDFVGVASHELFHSWNIKTIRPAEMLPYDYTKENYSRLGFVYEGVTTYYGDLFLERAGVYTVKQFFAEINARLQKHFDNYGRFNLSVADSSFDTWLDGYGPGIPNRKTSIYDEGCLVAMMTDLIIRSKSKGQESLDEVMRTLYRDFGKRKIGYTEHDYLSIIEKLAGESMADFFIDYIYGTENYEPLLSELLGLAGCLLSKKPSSVESERYFGFKINQSEGKTFVKQLAPGSPADLAGLGKEEEIISVNEMKVTDNLQELLRMFSGEKIILTTYTPVQKMKDISISAGKEEYFSQYSILQKEKASPDEQRLFKAWLKHDFYPVG; from the coding sequence ATGCGTTACAAAGTTTCAGCACCACATCCGGTCAATCATCTGATTGAAATTGAAATGACCGTTGATCGTCTCACTTCTTCCGAATTGACTCTTCAATTACCTTCCTGGAGACCCGGAAGATATGAACTGGGGAATTTTGCAAAAAATATTCAGCGCTGGAATGCATTTGATGAAAAAGGTTCGCCTTTGCCTTACCGGAAGAAAGGAAAAGATACATGGCAGGTAGATGTGAATGAAGCGAAATCCGTTGTCATCCGGTATAACTACCATGCTGCGCAACTGGATGCGGGTGCCTGCTGGCTGGATGAACAACAGTTGTACATGAATCCGGTGCATTGTATGTTGTTCGTTCCTGAAAGATTGCATGAATCCTGCGAAGTGTCCTTCGATTTGCCGATGTCCTACAAACTCGCCACATCGATGGAGAAAATTTCTGATCATGTGTTGAGAGCTCAGGATTATCACGAGTTGGTCGACAGTCCGGTAATTGCAAGCCCATCTTTACAACACAAAGCCTTCACCTCCGGAAGTACAATTTTTAATATCTGGTTTCAGGGCGATTGCAAACCTGACTGGAGCAGAGTTGTAGAAGATTTCAAGAAATTCTCCGAGGAACAAATTCGCACCATGGTCGATTTTCCTGTAAACGAATATCATTTCCTCGTGCAGGTTCTTCCTTTCCGGTATTATCATGGCGTGGAACATCTGAAATCTACTGTACTTGCTCTGGGTCCGGGTGCAAACCTCATGGATCCATCCTTGTATGTGGATTTTGTTGGTGTTGCTTCGCATGAATTATTTCATTCCTGGAACATCAAAACCATTCGCCCGGCGGAAATGCTTCCATATGATTACACAAAAGAAAATTATTCCCGACTTGGATTTGTTTATGAAGGTGTCACCACTTATTACGGTGATTTATTTCTTGAACGAGCGGGTGTGTATACTGTAAAACAGTTTTTCGCGGAGATCAATGCCCGTTTGCAAAAGCATTTTGACAATTATGGACGATTCAATCTGAGTGTCGCGGATTCATCTTTTGATACGTGGCTCGATGGTTATGGTCCCGGTATTCCTAACAGGAAAACTTCTATTTACGACGAAGGATGCCTTGTAGCCATGATGACAGATTTGATTATTCGCAGTAAATCCAAGGGGCAAGAATCACTCGATGAAGTAATGCGCACCTTGTATCGTGATTTTGGAAAAAGAAAAATCGGTTATACCGAACACGATTATCTTTCCATCATCGAAAAACTGGCGGGTGAATCCATGGCGGACTTTTTTATTGATTATATCTACGGCACTGAAAATTATGAGCCTCTGCTGAGTGAATTGCTGGGACTTGCAGGTTGTTTGCTTTCAAAAAAACCTTCCTCTGTCGAATCGGAACGTTATTTTGGTTTCAAAATAAACCAATCGGAAGGCAAAACTTTTGTGAAGCAGTTAGCTCCCGGCTCTCCGGCCGATCTTGCAGGTCTTGGTAAGGAGGAGGAAATTATCAGTGTGAATGAAATGAAAGTCACAGATAATCTTCAGGAACTTTTACGCATGTTTAGCGGAGAGAAAATTATTCTCACCACGTATACTCCTGTTCAGAAAATGAAAGACATTAGTATCAGTGCCGGTAAAGAGGAGTATTTTTCTCAGTACAGTATTCTGCAAAAGGAAAAAGCAAGCCCTGACGAACAACGCCTGTTCAAAGCCTGGCTGAAGCATGATTTTTACCCTGTTGGATAA
- a CDS encoding LemA family protein: MLIAIVVILLLIVFWVISVYNKLVLLRNTRENAFADIDVQLKQRNDLIPQLVETVKGYSFHEKNVLTKITEARSAVMSASSIDEKIKADNQLTAALQGLKVQVEAYPDLKANQNFMQLQEEIADIENKLAATRRFFNGATKELNTAIESFPGNMIAKQFGFSRQTMFDLGTDKRTQLDEPPKINFTS, from the coding sequence ATGCTTATCGCGATCGTTGTCATCCTCCTTCTGATAGTATTCTGGGTAATCAGTGTTTATAACAAACTTGTTCTTCTCAGAAATACCCGTGAAAATGCATTTGCGGATATTGATGTTCAGTTGAAACAAAGAAACGATCTGATTCCGCAATTGGTGGAAACTGTGAAAGGTTATTCCTTTCATGAAAAGAATGTGCTCACAAAAATTACAGAGGCCCGTTCGGCAGTAATGAGTGCATCTTCCATTGATGAAAAGATAAAAGCGGATAACCAGCTCACCGCTGCTCTTCAGGGTTTGAAAGTTCAGGTGGAAGCTTATCCTGATTTGAAAGCGAATCAGAATTTCATGCAGTTACAGGAAGAGATCGCCGATATTGAAAATAAACTGGCAGCAACCAGAAGATTCTTTAATGGTGCGACAAAAGAACTCAATACTGCAATTGAATCTTTCCCCGGCAATATGATCGCGAAACAGTTTGGGTTTTCAAGACAAACGATGTTCGATCTGGGCACCGATAAACGCACACAACTCGACGAGCCTCCAAAAATTAATTTTACATCATGA
- a CDS encoding DUF4907 domain-containing protein, protein MKFTGLILFAFCLFLFSCTLEVGKETNTQTADTVAAKESVSNDQNNNVNNPATTPVSSAVIDSFEVRTFMNQGAPGGYGYDVLMGGKIYIHQPHIPAVAGNNGFPSAESALKTGTFIVTKIRKNIMPPSVTKDELDSLGVL, encoded by the coding sequence ATGAAATTCACAGGACTAATTCTATTTGCATTCTGTTTGTTTTTGTTTTCCTGTACCTTAGAAGTCGGTAAGGAAACAAATACACAAACAGCTGATACCGTTGCCGCGAAAGAATCTGTTAGCAACGATCAAAATAACAATGTTAACAATCCGGCAACTACTCCGGTCTCATCCGCAGTGATCGATAGTTTTGAAGTGAGAACGTTCATGAATCAGGGTGCTCCCGGTGGTTATGGTTATGATGTTTTAATGGGAGGGAAGATCTATATCCATCAGCCACATATTCCTGCTGTCGCAGGAAACAATGGATTTCCCAGTGCGGAATCCGCTTTGAAGACAGGAACATTTATTGTCACCAAAATCCGGAAAAATATCATGCCGCCAAGTGTTACAAAGGACGAGCTGGATAGCCTTGGTGTGTTGTGA
- the asnB gene encoding asparagine synthase (glutamine-hydrolyzing), whose protein sequence is MCGISGVIAFNEQGKSSLPKIHDAVACLAKRGPDSNGVYTDKNVALGHNRLSIIDTSAAALQPMSDLTGRYTIVFNGEFFNFREHRDFLISKGIQLRSESDTEVLLHLYILEGERCLERVNGFFAFAIYDKEEETVFIARDRMGIKPLLYFRDANRFVFASEMKALMSLGIPKELDEASMLIYFQLNYIAGPASIFKGVYKLEPGHFIHLNIRHPEKTRQQCYYKIPFPDESTLAISASLSYSQQEQRLRQLMDESVKRRMISDVPLGAFLSGGIDSSIIVSLAAKHTNHLRTFSIGFRDEPMFDETEYANLVAKKCNTDHTVFKLSNDDLFQHLYDALDYIDEPFADSSALNVYILSKETRKHVTVALSGDGADELFGGYNKHEAERRARAGGLTNTLLRSTSSLLKLLPQSRNSKSTDLFRRANRMAEGLNLSTAERYWRWAAFENEEEVSNLMRSGTLSNEYKSRKKEILKYIGKTSDIQDVLYTDMHLVLVNDMLTKVDMMSMANSLEVRVPFLDYTVVDFAFTLPITSKIDANGRKKIIRDAFRNDLPPELYTRKKKGFEVPLLKWFRNELKSLIEDDLLSQSFIEEQALFNYTEIENLKTKLFSLNPGDAHAKIWALLVFQYWWKKWMK, encoded by the coding sequence ATGTGTGGCATTAGCGGAGTAATCGCATTCAATGAGCAGGGGAAATCCTCCCTGCCGAAAATCCATGATGCGGTGGCTTGTTTAGCCAAACGGGGACCTGATTCCAACGGTGTCTATACAGATAAAAATGTTGCACTCGGACACAACAGGCTCTCCATCATCGACACTTCGGCTGCGGCTTTGCAACCTATGTCAGATCTTACCGGACGTTATACAATTGTTTTTAATGGTGAGTTTTTCAACTTCAGAGAACATCGCGATTTCCTGATTTCAAAAGGCATTCAATTGCGTTCTGAAAGTGATACGGAAGTATTGCTCCACCTCTACATCCTCGAAGGTGAACGCTGTCTGGAAAGAGTGAATGGATTTTTTGCTTTCGCCATCTATGATAAAGAGGAAGAAACTGTTTTCATCGCACGAGACAGGATGGGAATCAAACCTCTCCTCTATTTCCGGGATGCAAACAGGTTCGTTTTCGCCAGTGAAATGAAAGCTCTCATGTCGCTCGGGATTCCAAAAGAACTTGATGAGGCTTCCATGCTGATTTATTTTCAGCTGAATTATATCGCCGGTCCGGCTTCCATTTTCAAAGGTGTCTACAAACTGGAACCCGGACATTTCATTCACCTCAACATCCGGCATCCTGAAAAAACCAGACAACAGTGCTACTACAAAATTCCGTTTCCGGATGAATCAACACTTGCAATTTCTGCATCTTTGAGTTATTCTCAACAGGAACAACGCCTGCGTCAGCTGATGGACGAATCCGTGAAGCGCCGGATGATTTCGGATGTTCCGCTTGGCGCTTTTCTCAGTGGAGGGATTGACTCCTCTATCATCGTTTCCCTGGCTGCGAAACACACAAATCATCTTCGCACTTTCTCCATCGGTTTCCGGGATGAACCAATGTTTGATGAAACTGAATACGCGAATCTTGTCGCCAAAAAATGCAATACAGATCACACCGTTTTCAAACTCAGCAACGACGATCTGTTCCAGCATCTCTACGATGCACTCGATTATATCGATGAACCCTTTGCCGACAGCTCCGCGCTGAATGTTTATATACTCAGCAAAGAAACGCGAAAGCATGTTACTGTCGCTCTCAGCGGTGATGGAGCGGACGAATTATTCGGAGGCTACAACAAACACGAAGCGGAACGCAGGGCAAGAGCAGGCGGATTAACCAATACACTCCTCCGCAGTACTTCTTCTTTGCTGAAACTTCTGCCTCAATCCAGAAATTCAAAAAGTACTGACCTCTTTCGACGCGCCAACCGCATGGCGGAAGGCTTAAACCTTAGTACAGCAGAACGCTACTGGAGATGGGCCGCATTTGAAAACGAAGAAGAAGTCAGTAATCTCATGCGATCAGGAACACTCTCCAATGAATACAAATCACGAAAAAAGGAAATTCTGAAATACATCGGAAAAACTTCCGATATCCAGGATGTACTTTATACTGATATGCACCTTGTGTTGGTAAATGACATGCTAACAAAAGTGGACATGATGTCTATGGCCAATTCCCTGGAAGTTCGTGTGCCTTTCCTGGATTATACCGTTGTGGATTTCGCTTTCACGCTTCCCATTACTTCAAAAATTGATGCTAACGGGAGAAAGAAAATTATTCGTGATGCATTCAGAAATGATCTTCCGCCTGAACTCTATACACGCAAGAAAAAAGGGTTTGAAGTTCCATTGCTGAAATGGTTCCGCAACGAATTAAAATCGCTCATTGAAGATGATCTGCTCTCACAGTCTTTCATTGAAGAGCAGGCATTGTTTAATTATACTGAAATAGAAAATCTAAAAACAAAACTTTTCAGTCTCAATCCGGGTGACGCCCATGCAAAAATCTGGGCACTTCTTGTTTTTCAGTACTGGTGGAAGAAATGGATGAAATAG
- the mscL gene encoding large-conductance mechanosensitive channel protein MscL, giving the protein MGFLKEFKEFINKGNVVDLAVGVVIGGAFGKIVSSLVDDIVSPVIGLIIGQTDFGAWKLTMKAGSMGADGKEIPPVTMNVGSFFEAMIDFVIIAFVIFMIVKAVNRMKRKEAEAPSAPPAPTKDQVLLTEIRDLLKK; this is encoded by the coding sequence ATGGGCTTCTTAAAAGAATTTAAAGAATTCATCAACAAAGGAAATGTTGTAGACTTAGCTGTCGGTGTTGTCATTGGTGGTGCTTTTGGAAAAATCGTATCATCACTTGTGGATGATATCGTTTCTCCAGTCATCGGATTGATCATTGGTCAAACCGATTTTGGCGCATGGAAACTAACAATGAAAGCCGGGTCCATGGGTGCTGATGGTAAGGAAATTCCACCTGTAACCATGAATGTAGGATCTTTTTTCGAAGCGATGATTGATTTCGTCATTATTGCTTTCGTTATTTTCATGATCGTAAAAGCCGTCAACAGAATGAAGCGCAAAGAAGCAGAAGCGCCTTCCGCACCGCCTGCACCGACGAAAGATCAGGTGTTATTGACGGAGATCAGGGATTTGTTGAAGAAGTAG
- a CDS encoding M48 family metallopeptidase — MEYTGIQNQKIRNNRNSIILLILFPVLLLAMFWTIFLFIDQKNEVQINFFTQVAPFILIGVGIWFLIAWGLNTTLIQWATGAKALERTENKRVYNIVENLCIANGMKMPAIYIIDDDSLNAFASGINDSSYSVTFSRGLINKLEDAELEGVVAHELSHIRNRDTRMLIISIIFVGVFSFLAEMALRSIRFTGRKSEKGGGLIILVAIVVTALAYFISMLMRFGISRSREYMADAGAAEMTKNPQALASALKKISVDPFIEAVQNRDVAQLFINNPTPSHHRASWDNLFSTHPPIEKRIEYLEQF, encoded by the coding sequence ATAGAATACACCGGTATTCAAAATCAGAAAATCCGGAACAACAGAAATTCTATTATTTTACTGATCCTTTTTCCGGTGCTGCTGCTGGCAATGTTCTGGACTATTTTTCTATTCATTGATCAAAAAAATGAAGTTCAAATAAATTTCTTTACGCAAGTCGCGCCATTTATTCTGATTGGTGTTGGAATCTGGTTTCTTATCGCCTGGGGTCTCAACACAACGTTGATCCAATGGGCTACCGGTGCTAAAGCGTTGGAAAGAACCGAAAACAAAAGAGTTTACAACATCGTCGAAAATCTGTGCATCGCGAACGGGATGAAAATGCCCGCTATTTATATCATCGATGATGATTCACTCAATGCATTTGCAAGTGGAATCAACGACAGTTCTTATTCCGTTACTTTTTCCCGCGGCCTCATCAATAAGCTTGAGGATGCTGAACTTGAAGGTGTCGTTGCACACGAACTCTCACATATCCGTAACCGTGATACACGTATGCTGATCATCTCCATCATTTTCGTAGGAGTGTTTTCTTTTCTGGCGGAAATGGCCCTCAGAAGTATTCGATTCACAGGAAGAAAATCCGAAAAAGGAGGCGGACTTATCATCCTTGTTGCTATTGTGGTAACAGCATTGGCCTATTTTATCTCCATGCTCATGCGTTTCGGAATTTCCCGGAGTCGTGAATACATGGCTGATGCAGGAGCCGCGGAGATGACAAAAAATCCTCAGGCCCTCGCATCCGCGCTCAAGAAAATTTCCGTGGACCCCTTCATTGAAGCCGTTCAGAACCGTGATGTAGCACAGCTTTTCATCAACAATCCTACTCCCTCTCATCACCGTGCTTCATGGGACAATCTCTTCTCAACCCATCCTCCGATTGAAAAGAGGATAGAGTATTTGGAGCAGTTTTAG